The following are encoded in a window of Pseudoalteromonas sp. MM1 genomic DNA:
- a CDS encoding ACT domain-containing protein — MAGILDLNTLLKSMSPELKQGEYIFCCLAGSLADYAHLNPLASYVEEEGLTLILNADTADKAGITYESKYNLITLNVHSSLEAVGLTAAVSAKLTEHNISANVVAAFYHDHIFVQTDKAQAAMKALGEIGNI; from the coding sequence ATGGCGGGAATTTTAGATCTAAATACGTTATTAAAATCAATGAGCCCCGAGCTTAAACAAGGTGAATATATATTTTGTTGTTTAGCAGGCAGCCTTGCTGACTACGCTCATTTAAACCCGCTTGCCAGTTACGTTGAAGAAGAAGGGCTAACCCTTATTTTAAATGCAGATACCGCCGACAAAGCCGGTATTACTTACGAGAGTAAATATAATTTAATTACCCTTAATGTGCATTCAAGCTTAGAGGCTGTTGGGTTAACTGCTGCGGTATCGGCCAAATTAACCGAGCATAATATTAGCGCTAACGTAGTAGCTGCGTTTTATCACGACCATATTTTTGTACAAACAGATAAAGCGCAGGCGGCCATGAAAGCACTTGGTGAGATTGGTAATATTTAG
- a CDS encoding YaiI/YqxD family protein produces the protein MKIWVDADACPVVIKEILFRAAERTQTPTILVANHAMRIPPSKFISRLQVSSGFDVADDEIVKRAEKGDLVITGDIPLASEVIDKDCQALNPRGELYTKENIRSLLNVRDFMDTMRSSGVEMSGGPPPLSQTDRQNFANNLDRILAQNKAG, from the coding sequence ATGAAAATATGGGTAGATGCCGACGCGTGCCCCGTGGTAATAAAAGAAATTCTTTTTAGAGCCGCTGAGCGCACGCAAACACCAACTATTTTAGTGGCTAACCATGCAATGCGTATTCCGCCTTCAAAGTTTATTAGCCGATTACAGGTTTCGAGTGGGTTTGATGTGGCCGATGACGAAATAGTAAAACGCGCAGAAAAAGGCGATTTAGTGATTACTGGCGACATACCCCTTGCCAGCGAAGTAATCGATAAAGACTGCCAAGCATTAAATCCACGTGGTGAGCTTTACACGAAAGAGAACATTCGCTCGCTATTAAACGTACGCGACTTTATGGATACTATGCGTTCAAGCGGCGTAGAAATGAGTGGTGGGCCACCACCGCTTAGCCAAACTGACCGCCAAAACTTTGCCAACAACCTTGACCGTATTTTAGCGCAAAACAAGGCAGGCTAG
- a CDS encoding LysR family transcriptional regulator, producing the protein MSKLDRLDIKQLRIFQALIREKNASKAAGKLGLTQQAVSEQLKKLRDVFNDQLFLRKTTGFVPTPYAEELSVDIDKLLNDFQALLAPKIFDPKTVDGAFVIAATDYAQQVVLPALVKKLREQAPNLKLIIRDFELDSLHDLMENGKVDLAIAFPDYIPSTYPIIKLFEEQHICVTSANSSIAGTQPTLAQIASYPSIIASPSRPNFKGSIDDWFKSFDLTRNVVVSAPCFSIVPMYLETTDSIAFLPSRAVSSDLVKIELQQLPAPFDVIAAWHPRYNKNPLHKWVVSKLVVE; encoded by the coding sequence ATGAGTAAGTTAGACAGGCTAGATATAAAACAGCTACGTATTTTTCAAGCGCTCATTCGCGAAAAAAACGCATCAAAAGCAGCCGGTAAATTGGGCTTAACCCAGCAAGCAGTGAGTGAGCAACTAAAAAAGCTGCGTGATGTATTTAACGACCAGCTGTTTTTAAGAAAAACCACCGGCTTTGTGCCAACGCCTTATGCAGAGGAGTTATCGGTAGACATAGACAAACTACTAAACGACTTTCAGGCGTTATTAGCGCCTAAAATATTTGACCCAAAAACGGTTGATGGTGCCTTTGTAATAGCGGCTACCGACTACGCCCAGCAAGTTGTTTTGCCAGCGCTTGTAAAAAAGCTAAGAGAGCAAGCGCCTAATTTAAAATTAATAATAAGAGACTTTGAACTCGACAGCCTGCACGATTTAATGGAAAACGGTAAAGTTGATTTAGCCATTGCTTTCCCCGACTACATCCCAAGTACTTACCCCATTATTAAGCTTTTTGAAGAGCAGCATATTTGCGTTACCTCAGCTAACTCATCAATAGCAGGGACACAACCCACCCTTGCACAAATAGCCAGCTACCCAAGCATTATTGCCTCGCCTTCGCGCCCAAATTTTAAAGGCTCTATTGACGATTGGTTTAAAAGCTTTGATTTAACGCGCAATGTTGTTGTGTCGGCACCGTGTTTTTCTATTGTGCCTATGTACTTAGAAACCACCGACTCCATCGCGTTTTTACCCTCACGCGCAGTAAGTTCAGATCTGGTAAAAATAGAGCTGCAACAGCTACCAGCTCCGTTTGATGTAATAGCCGCATGGCACCCACGCTATAATAAAAACCCCTTGCATAAATGGGTGGTTTCAAAGTTGGTGGTTGAGTAA
- a CDS encoding VOC family protein — protein MSNHEKLNYVEFPACDLTATKSFFTNVFNWQFTDYGPEYTAFSGQGLDGGFFNAPLKSLTQNGAALLVFYSNDIHATYKKVVQFGGEIVKPIFEFPGGCRFHFTEPSGNEFAVWSEKH, from the coding sequence ATGAGCAACCACGAAAAACTAAATTATGTCGAATTTCCAGCATGCGATTTAACAGCCACAAAAAGCTTTTTTACGAACGTGTTTAATTGGCAATTTACCGACTACGGCCCAGAGTACACGGCGTTTAGCGGCCAAGGGCTTGATGGCGGATTTTTTAATGCGCCGCTTAAATCGCTTACTCAAAATGGGGCTGCTCTACTGGTGTTTTACAGTAACGATATTCATGCAACTTATAAAAAAGTCGTGCAGTTTGGCGGTGAAATAGTAAAACCTATTTTTGAATTTCCGGGTGGCTGCCGGTTTCATTTTACAGAGCCCAGTGGTAACGAGTTTGCCGTATGGTCTGAAAAACACTAA
- a CDS encoding DUF3325 domain-containing protein yields the protein MIDLLSFSLCLFAFNGFALAKPAHFKTVFKTRPSQQQSNLLLIVAWISILLSLIFCVATQQGYGALLFCGFMSLSVLIIMIFYNFIDKLIKPFSILNMLLIGLSGLLLVINAL from the coding sequence ATGATTGATTTACTAAGCTTTAGCCTCTGTTTGTTTGCTTTTAATGGTTTTGCTTTGGCAAAACCTGCGCATTTTAAAACGGTATTCAAAACGCGTCCCTCTCAGCAACAAAGTAATTTACTGCTAATAGTTGCATGGATCAGTATTTTACTAAGTTTAATATTTTGTGTTGCTACACAGCAGGGGTACGGCGCTTTACTTTTTTGTGGATTCATGAGCTTAAGTGTATTAATTATAATGATTTTTTATAATTTTATAGATAAGCTAATTAAGCCATTTAGCATTTTAAATATGCTACTGATTGGCTTATCTGGGTTGTTATTGGTAATAAATGCACTTTAG
- a CDS encoding short chain dehydrogenase — MKTVILIGALGKMGQAALTGLSKHKVITAGRSGDVDHIVDITSEASITALYEKVGHFDALVNTVGLCEYETFADMSEEQWMTTIMSKMMGQINLVRIGQKYIADGGSFTLISGILNVKPIPFAIADATTSGAIDTFAKCVSLEMPRGTRINVVNPTVLEEAWDVYGEMMPGFQPVPSKLVGKAFERSVDGFITGEVIFVDA, encoded by the coding sequence ATGAAAACAGTAATTTTAATAGGCGCACTGGGCAAAATGGGTCAAGCGGCATTAACCGGTTTATCTAAGCATAAAGTAATTACAGCGGGTCGCTCGGGCGATGTGGATCATATTGTAGATATAACCAGCGAAGCGTCAATTACCGCTTTGTACGAAAAAGTAGGCCACTTTGATGCCCTAGTAAATACAGTGGGTTTATGTGAATACGAAACCTTTGCTGATATGAGCGAAGAGCAGTGGATGACAACCATTATGAGCAAAATGATGGGGCAAATTAACCTTGTACGTATTGGTCAAAAGTACATTGCCGATGGCGGCTCATTTACGCTAATTAGCGGTATTTTAAACGTTAAACCCATTCCTTTTGCGATTGCCGATGCAACAACAAGCGGCGCAATAGATACGTTTGCAAAATGCGTATCACTAGAAATGCCGCGAGGCACGCGTATTAATGTGGTTAACCCTACTGTGCTTGAAGAAGCGTGGGACGTATATGGCGAAATGATGCCAGGTTTTCAACCCGTGCCAAGTAAGCTTGTAGGTAAAGCGTTTGAGCGCTCAGTTGATGGCTTTATTACTGGCGAAGTTATTTTTGTAGATGCATAA
- a CDS encoding DUF6942 family protein gives MSEHLIGLGDRAFSVAVYVAKAPPMPYFKTLQRIEPVINEQINTINQHCGNGWRKVFNVYAKVLFALPSEHYSFAKQAASWQAYRDTFLLQNNSKTALLFSAPIINSTNKNQLHIIAGRTHAKNLLQQGKLKAQFNWLDDEFAIDTTNNIIVCPYFDYRQLSNIKIARLSDLVAKLKTSN, from the coding sequence GTGAGTGAGCATTTAATTGGCTTAGGTGATCGTGCCTTTAGCGTAGCCGTGTATGTTGCTAAAGCCCCGCCTATGCCTTATTTTAAAACCTTGCAACGTATTGAGCCTGTAATAAACGAGCAAATAAATACCATAAATCAGCACTGTGGAAATGGTTGGCGCAAGGTGTTTAACGTATACGCTAAAGTATTGTTTGCGCTACCGAGCGAACATTACAGCTTTGCTAAACAAGCCGCTAGCTGGCAAGCGTATCGCGATACATTTTTACTGCAAAATAACAGTAAAACAGCCCTTTTATTTAGTGCACCCATTATTAACAGCACTAATAAAAACCAGCTGCATATTATTGCTGGTCGTACGCATGCAAAAAACTTACTTCAACAAGGTAAGCTTAAAGCGCAATTTAATTGGCTCGACGATGAGTTTGCAATTGATACAACGAATAACATTATTGTGTGCCCGTACTTTGATTACAGGCAGTTAAGTAATATTAAAATAGCCCGATTAAGCGATTTAGTTGCCAAGCTTAAAACATCTAATTGA
- a CDS encoding PepSY domain-containing protein, translating into MKDSFFRSMTWLHTWVGLLTCWIIYTIFFAGTVSFFRDEINLWNQPAIHNVQAQTDRVAAQRQQIIKGFDYLNQHAANSPSWRITLPEERISYLVYGYAKPKEPGQRRSQFVNTQLNPNTMQELPPFVETKGGNFFYRLHYQLYYLDAITGRWVVCFASFFMLLAIISGVVIHKRIFKDMFTFRGNKGTRSWLDAHNLSSVLALPFHLMITYTGIITLIFMLFPYPALTTYDNGVRGFFNDVTPSNNVTNKAQGSADLLPINTILDQVYTKWPDADIRSVRVSEPNMAASTVTVLVDPGKELRDQTPRLLFSGATGELVDQSADELTNSKALYESLNSMHTGRFATPLLRWLYVLGGIAGCVMIASGCIMWAKRIRERNKGKASFGLQLVEGLNLATIMGLPLATCAFFIANRLLGPTVAGRGEKEVTAFFLAWLVLAAMALLKRDKLQWRVMAAINALACLSVPAINALTTQGNIVSYLLNKQWALFIFDALFLLFSILFLVQTEKLRTASNASKKTANNLTNNKKRQKA; encoded by the coding sequence ATGAAAGACAGTTTTTTTAGGTCGATGACCTGGCTACATACGTGGGTAGGCTTACTTACTTGCTGGATTATTTACACAATATTTTTTGCAGGCACGGTTAGCTTTTTTAGAGACGAAATAAACCTGTGGAACCAGCCCGCTATACACAATGTGCAAGCCCAAACCGATAGAGTGGCTGCGCAAAGGCAGCAAATTATTAAGGGCTTTGATTACTTAAATCAGCACGCTGCAAATTCCCCTAGTTGGCGTATTACCTTACCCGAAGAGCGTATATCGTATTTAGTATATGGTTATGCAAAACCTAAAGAGCCGGGACAGCGACGCAGCCAATTTGTAAATACCCAGTTAAATCCAAACACCATGCAAGAACTGCCACCTTTTGTAGAAACCAAAGGCGGTAACTTTTTTTACCGATTGCATTATCAGCTTTACTATTTAGATGCCATAACCGGGCGTTGGGTAGTGTGTTTTGCCAGCTTTTTTATGTTGCTAGCAATTATATCGGGTGTGGTAATTCATAAGCGCATTTTTAAAGATATGTTTACCTTTAGGGGTAACAAAGGTACACGCTCTTGGTTAGATGCGCATAATTTAAGCTCGGTGTTGGCTTTGCCGTTTCATTTAATGATTACCTATACAGGTATTATTACGCTTATATTTATGTTGTTCCCCTACCCAGCATTAACAACCTACGACAATGGCGTACGTGGTTTTTTTAACGATGTAACACCTAGTAATAACGTGACTAATAAAGCGCAAGGCAGTGCAGATTTGCTCCCTATAAACACTATCTTGGATCAGGTTTATACTAAGTGGCCAGATGCTGATATACGCAGTGTTAGAGTAAGCGAGCCTAATATGGCGGCCTCAACGGTTACTGTATTGGTAGACCCTGGTAAGGAGTTGCGCGATCAAACGCCAAGGCTTTTATTTAGTGGTGCCACGGGTGAGCTTGTTGACCAATCGGCCGATGAGCTCACTAATAGTAAAGCACTTTATGAATCACTTAACTCTATGCATACAGGGCGCTTTGCCACACCTTTATTACGCTGGTTATACGTGCTTGGCGGCATTGCTGGCTGTGTAATGATTGCCTCAGGTTGCATAATGTGGGCTAAACGTATACGCGAGCGTAACAAAGGTAAAGCCTCATTTGGTTTACAACTAGTAGAAGGATTAAACCTTGCCACCATTATGGGCTTACCACTGGCAACCTGTGCCTTTTTTATTGCCAATAGGTTACTTGGTCCAACCGTAGCCGGACGTGGTGAAAAAGAGGTAACGGCGTTCTTTTTAGCGTGGTTAGTGCTTGCCGCTATGGCGCTTTTAAAGCGAGATAAACTGCAATGGCGTGTAATGGCTGCCATAAATGCGTTAGCGTGTTTGAGTGTGCCGGCAATAAATGCACTTACAACACAGGGCAACATAGTGAGTTATTTACTTAACAAACAATGGGCGTTATTTATTTTCGATGCGTTATTTTTACTATTTAGCATACTGTTTTTAGTACAAACCGAAAAATTACGTACTGCTTCTAACGCATCTAAAAAAACAGCTAATAACCTAACCAATAATAAAAAGAGGCAAAAAGCATGA
- a CDS encoding class I SAM-dependent methyltransferase, translated as MPTFTGEQATHYNDRITRLVPGYELLHQLTNAQLKATLNDNAHILVVGAGTGKEILALAALNPTWQFTAQDTSSDMLAIAKQEFEEHGITERVNVIEGELDKLSTKADAALCLLVLHFLADDGSKKQLLKNIKANLNKGANLFISDLMKPETDFEREAQITVCAKLGLSDAGQAYTAQNLESEFYPLDRMRFSELLNECKYGIPKLYFKALGFSGYVV; from the coding sequence ATGCCCACATTCACAGGCGAGCAAGCAACACATTACAACGACCGTATTACCCGCTTAGTACCTGGTTATGAGCTATTGCACCAACTGACTAATGCTCAACTTAAAGCAACCCTTAACGATAACGCGCATATTTTAGTTGTGGGCGCAGGCACTGGCAAAGAAATACTTGCCCTTGCCGCGCTTAACCCTACTTGGCAATTTACTGCGCAAGACACCTCAAGTGATATGCTTGCAATTGCTAAACAAGAGTTTGAAGAGCACGGCATAACAGAGCGCGTTAACGTTATTGAAGGCGAGCTCGATAAGCTCTCTACCAAGGCCGATGCCGCACTATGCCTACTTGTTTTGCACTTTTTAGCAGACGACGGCAGCAAAAAGCAGCTACTTAAAAACATTAAAGCTAATTTAAATAAGGGCGCAAACCTATTTATTAGCGATTTAATGAAACCCGAAACCGACTTTGAACGTGAAGCGCAAATTACTGTGTGTGCCAAGCTAGGCTTAAGTGATGCAGGGCAAGCCTACACAGCTCAAAACTTAGAAAGCGAATTTTATCCACTTGATAGAATGCGCTTTAGCGAGTTACTTAACGAGTGTAAATACGGCATTCCTAAGCTTTATTTTAAAGCGCTTGGTTTTAGCGGGTACGTTGTTTAA
- a CDS encoding lipocalin family protein, whose product MKAITTILLITGLFLLTACTSAPEGITPVKNFDLEQYKGKWYEIARLNHSFEEGMEQVTATYTVNDDGTVKVLNKGYITKEQKWDEAQGLAKFVEGSDTGHFKVSFFGPFYGAYVVFELDQPDYQYAFITSYNRDYLWFLSRTPTVSDQLKQHFITKVKKLGFATEQIIWVKQ is encoded by the coding sequence ATGAAGGCCATTACGACGATTTTACTTATTACAGGGTTATTTTTACTCACTGCCTGCACAAGTGCACCTGAAGGTATAACCCCCGTTAAAAACTTTGACCTTGAGCAATACAAAGGTAAATGGTATGAAATTGCTCGCCTCAATCACTCATTTGAGGAGGGCATGGAGCAAGTAACTGCCACTTACACAGTTAACGATGACGGTACAGTAAAGGTGCTTAACAAAGGGTATATCACTAAAGAACAAAAGTGGGATGAAGCGCAGGGCTTAGCTAAATTTGTAGAAGGCAGTGACACAGGCCATTTTAAAGTGTCGTTTTTTGGTCCATTTTATGGTGCTTACGTCGTTTTTGAGCTCGACCAACCCGACTACCAATATGCCTTTATTACGAGTTATAACCGCGACTACTTGTGGTTTTTATCGCGCACACCAACCGTTAGCGACCAACTTAAACAACATTTTATAACTAAAGTTAAAAAACTGGGTTTTGCCACAGAGCAAATTATTTGGGTTAAGCAGTAA